CCAAGAAAGGAGTTCACGATGGATTCAACCCGGAAGACCGCGCTCGTCGTAGGAGTGCTGTTCATCCTCACGTTTGTCACCTCGATTGCCGGGGCCCTCGCCTACGGACCTGTCCTGAGCGATCCCAACTACGTCAACGGTGCGGGCGCCGACACCCGCGTGTTCGTGGGGGCG
The genomic region above belongs to Candidatus Dormiibacterota bacterium and contains:
- a CDS encoding DUF4386 family protein codes for the protein MDSTRKTALVVGVLFILTFVTSIAGALAYGPVLSDPNYVNGAGADTRVFVGAFLELLLIITNIGCAVVLFPLLKRQNETLALGYV